The window CAGCTGGAGTACAAGGTACGGACCGACACACGTGCTCCCTGCCGCAGTCGGTGCCCCACCGGCACGCGGGGGTGCGTTTGTGCTCGCGCTTGCTCTCTCCATTTGCCGATCCCTTGGACTCCGTAAGCTTCAAGATTTAGCCTCTTGCTGTCTCTTTAGGTATGATTCTAGTTGGTTACTGAAAAAGTTGAAGAACAAAAGAACACTACAATGTGAAATTAATTAGTGGGCTGGGGAGAAATAGGACTGCGCTGCCTGGCTTTGGAGCTGCAGGTTGCAGCCCGCCTGGCAACTAAAGCAGAGTGCAGGGAAATGGGGAGTTAAACACTCCTTCTCCAGTGACACTGCCTCTTTCTGCCCCGCTTCAGCTCTGAGATGTTGGTGATTAATCCCTCATCTCTCCTGAAGCCCAGAAGCGTTGTCTTCTCTCGTGCCGGTGTCTGGGTTTGTGACCGTAGCGCTCGGGTACTGGAAGGATCCAGTACGGGGTTGATAACTGCACTGTCTGTGCTTCCCAGGAGcagtccctgctgcagccccccaccctgcagctgctgaatgGCATGGGCCCTCTGGGGCGGAGGGCATCAGATGGCGGAGCTAACATCCAGTTACACGCACAGCAACTGCTGAAACGTCCTCGAGGTCCATCTCCACTCGTCACTATGACGCCAGTAagtagcaaaaggaaagaagagaattgGTGGTGTGCTTATAAATATCTTCTCCCGCAGGCAGAGCTGACTGCCTCCAGGTCATAGCAGACGGAGTAGTGCTCTGGAAGCACTGCAGGGAGTGTGCCCGCTTGCTTCCAAAGGCTCTCCCCCTCCGGAGCGGCAGGGTGCTCTGTCCCCTTGTGGGAGCGTTGCTGTGCTCTCCTGTAGCTAGCAGCTGAGGTGGTATTGCTCTTCGGAATTGACAACGCGTTTGTGAAGTTTTTTTACggttgcttttcttctcctttgctgaTCTAATAGAGAAAACTAGAATGTCCGTCTTGGGCGTTAACGTCCGTTCTTCCTTGAGGCATTTGTATCGCTGAATTTTCCTGGTAGCACCAAAAGAAGCGGCGGCCTTGTACAGGCAGTTCTGTTTGGGGAAGGAATGTCGGAAGGGGTccttggtgctggggaggagctggCGTATATCCGTGTGAAAGCCTGTCTGGGAAGGTCAGGCGTCTGCTGTGCGGGTGGGACCGCGCTGGCTGCCTCCTGGAACCCATggcttctcttctctctgcaggCCGTCCCAGCTGTCACCCCTGTGGATGAGGAGAGCTCCGATGGGGAGCCAGATCAGGAAGCTGTGCAGAGGTAACCCCCAGTCTGTTAACGTTTGCCCTTATTACCCTCAAAGAGGCTCGCCCTGTGGAGTTCCACAGCTGAATTAAAACACGAGCAACCTCATCACAGGCAACAGTGTTGATTACAGCGAAGGCTCAACGTTTCTCTTGTTCTTGTGGGTGTTGATTACTGTAGGCAATTACTCCTCTGACACTACTAGGTGCTTACGAAGCTGGGTTCCCCCGAAACGGTTAGCTATTTGAGCAGTAGGTTCTCCAGAAACTCTGAAACTGCTAAATTCCTTTGCTTAGTGTGCACCAGCATGCAATCCACACTAACCTGCAAAATGAGTGCTAAGTGATTCACCCCTCCCTGCTGAGTGATGGAGGTAGGAAGATCTCGTCTGTGGCCTTGGGTGTCAATGCAGCTTTTGTATCAAGACATGCAGTAAACATCCAACTCTGATGCCTTAAAGTGAGCTTGCTGGAAATACGGGTACCTCTAGCTTCTAATTGTGGCAGTAGGCCTTAAAATAGTCTGCTCCAATAAGGACAGGATTATGAGATATCAGTCTGAAAACTTCTGTTCTCTTTGTCTGCTCCAAACACGTACTGGGAAGCGGGTAGAATATGCTTGTACTTTCTCAATCCATGAAAACACTAACCGTGTCCTTGCTAACATTTTCTTAGTAGCTTTTGCATAGTTTCTTCTCTGCTAACCAGCTGGTGCACTACATGTGGTGGGTGTGGTTACGGAGCGCTCCTACTTCTCACCTCAAACTTGAAAAGTTTTCTGGACTCCCCCCAGTTTGTACAGGCCACCACCTCGAGTAAGGTAGCGTTTCCCCAGGGGCTGCGCTTGGGAGAAGGATTCAAATCGGGGGTTGCTTGCAGGCAGAGAAACCCTGGGGTGGGTGGAGGTCGTACTGCAGAGCCTTTGCCAGCTCTTCTCCTTCCAGTGCTCCAGAGCGAAGGGGGGATTTGAACGGTGGGTGTGTGCAGTGACGGATTGTGCAGAGTGTGCGCTGAGACTCCTTTTGCCTACCTGAGCTTAGAAGAAAGAGCTGGTACATGTGAAAGAACTCGCTTCCAGCCCTACCTTAGCTGACACAGCCCTTCGGCAGAGCTCGTCTTGTGTTTTTTGTGTAGCCTTATACTCTGGTTCTTCACCCTCATCTTTGCTCACTCTCACAGTATTTTCCAGCgtcaggagctgctgctcatCCACTGAGCCACGGTGCTCGTGacctgccccagctgcaggggagCACGATGAAAGAAATGAGGCTAAGTCATGGTGTTGAGCGGGTGAAGAGCGTGCAGCTGCAGGCACTGTAGGCTGCGTTCAGCCCCCGTTAGGCTGCTGTACCCTAACTGCGTGCTGTCCTCCCTAGCCGGGCTCAGGAACACAGACTCCGTACGCAGCCGTGCTGCCTAGGTAGCTATGAAAAGTTGTCATTTAGGGCCCGTAATGTCCGCTGACGACGCCTCAGATGGTAGACAGTCTTTCTGACTGTGCAGATCAGATAAATCTGATTCTTGGCAAGGGGATGCTTGGACATCTTACCTGGGCAGATTTTCACCTCTCCTATTCTAAAACCTAAGGTTTCAGTTGAGTCTCTTAAGTTAAAGCATTAGCTCAGCTGGAGACATTTTGAAACCCGCATGCAGTACTGTGTAGGTTGCAAGCCACAGACATGTTCAGATCCCACTGAAAGGCAAGTCTCCTTGGACCCGTAGGTCACTTTGCTGCTCTCGACAGTGCTGCCCTTAGTCCTTTCATGCCACATGTTCTTCTGCCACCAGATGACCCAGAAAAAGCCCCATCCAGGTTGTGTGTTAACTTGCTCTCCACCCCCTTATGTTGCAACATGTCAGTAGTCATCAGAGGAGAAGGGTAAATAGCATTAACATCAGGGACAGATGCAAATATTTAGCTTCTCAGAACACTGCTCCGAACACTCTGTATGCAGGCACCAGTGAGCGGTTTTTGTCCTTCTTAATCCGACCTTGAAAACAGAGCATAGTCTTTTCTCTGTTCCAGGGAACAGTCACATCTCCTTTGAGCTTTGGGAAACTTTCTTCCACCCAAAACGCTGTTATAGCTCATGATTGGATTGTTCCCTGGaggtctgaaataaaatgatctTAGCAAACCACAACTGTAAAGCTCTTTGGGAAACTTTCCCCGTCTGCATCAAATGATTCTTAAACAGCTAATGGCACAGACTTTGGCAAGTTACCACAACGCTGAGCACTCTTCATTCTGTTAACTTGCTGTCTTCTGCTTAAGTGGCTTCAGCAGCTAGCAAAGAGAGGCTGGGTTTGGAGAAGGCAACAACTTTATtgcttgctgctcttctgtgcTTCACCAGTTGAAGTTGCAGGGAGCCTTAGCAGGGGAGAAGAGTGAAGGTGAGACTTGCCCGTTAGCAGCCCTGGTGTTGCCGGCCAAGTGATCTTTGTCACAGTTACCACAGCTGCCTCGTTGCTGCTGGTTCACAAGAGTGGAAATAGTTCATAAGTGGGCGTTCATCCCGCCTGGCCTTGAGTGGGTAAAGTGCTAGCCCCCCTGCTTGGCACAAGCCAGGGCACCCTGGGTAGGCGCTTGGTTCGTTATCGCTTCTGGCCCTGTGCCCCCAGCTGCTCTGAGCACCCCAGCAGCCAGTAGCTAGCAGTTCAGGGCAGCAGCCGTCGGAGCTGTGTGGCCCTTCGGCACATCCTCGCCAAAGCAGAGGCTCCTGGTTTTGCCCTGCGCGCTCCCCCAGCCTTTAGAGGGTTTGCAAAAGGACGGAAGTCTCTTAGTTCCAGCGCAGAGGGTGCTTTAGTTTAAGCTGCTGCCCCCGGGCTCTGGTGCAAGAGGCAAGCCCAGCCTTAGCGCTGGGAGCTGTGGCTCCAGAGGAAGGGACCCTCTCGCCGCTCGATTTCCCTCGCTGGCTTTGCCCTGCGCGTCGCTGGGCGATTTCCGACTCCCCGGGGAGCGGAGCAGGGACTAGATGGCGCAGTCGGCCCGGGCTGGGCACCAGCCCTTCCTCGGCCCAGcgcccttcctcctgctcctcgaGCAGCCGGAGGCTCTACCCGCCCGTAATCTCCGGTGGGGTGGCCCTCCTGCACCCTTCCCCTGCTGTGACAAGCTGGCCGCTGCTCATGGCTGGGCCCGGGGCGCCCCAGGGTAGGTCTGAAGTGCAAAGGCCATCCTGCAAGGccacagctgagcagcagctctgctctgcgcCCGTTCTCTGGCCAGCTCTTGCTCGGATTATCTGTGAGTCGTCTCTTGGCTCCGTGCATGCAGCAGACTTCCCCGTGGCTCAGTGGGGCcttgggagagggaggcagaCCTGCTGTAGTGGAGTGAATCCACGCTGAGGGCAGGCAGTCACCTGGGTATTCCCGAAGGGATATACCAGCATTCCCCTTGAGATGAAACGTGGCTTTCCTGCTGGGAAGAGCAAATGGCTACTCTTTCCTTCTGAGGCTGGCAGTAGCACGCAAGCAGCCGAAACTACACTTGTCCCCTAAGCACTGAAGACCCAGTGATGTGACGGGCATGGGCGGTGTGTCCATGGCGTGCTCCTGCCCGGTTGGTTCTGAGCACTGCAGCAAGCATTCTTCCTTCCCGTTTACTCTGGATTATCTAACGCTCCCTGTTTTTGGAGTACTCCCATCAGTCTCTTATAAAATGTGCTCCTGCTTGTTGCAGATACTTGGCAAATAGGTCAAAAAGGCACACTCTGGCAATGACCAACCCTACAGCTGAAATCCCTCCAGACTTGCAGAGGCAGCTAGGACAGCAGTCCTTCCGACCCCGGGCTTGGGCTCCACACCTGGTACCCGATCAGCACCGGTGAGTAATGGCACCGGCCGTTCGGGCAGCTTTGCGCCAGGAAACCTGCTCAGATGTCGTCTGGAATGGAGCACTGAGGACATCCCGCTTGgcagggaggggtgaggaggaggaggaggaacaagtACAAAGAGCAGACCCACAGAGCAGAGGGTGTCTGACCGCGCTGGGGACGCTGGAGTTCTGCGCTGGCGCGGGCTCCGTGCCTGCAGATGCAAGCAACGCAGCGGCAGGAATCAGCTGGCTCTTCCCCTCCAGTCCCCTTTTTGTGGCTGGAGGCGATTTGCCAGAATGGCCGCTGTCACCTGAGGGTCGAGAATAAGCTATTCATTTTAGAGGACAGCTTTTCTCTCTTGTCGTGGTAGGTGTCAGGCTAGCAGTAGATAGCAGATTTTCTACAGAACGTTATTGGAGGCAGATGCGGGCAAAAGACTGCACCGAGAGTCATCTACGCCAGAGCTCAAAAACCTCACTGTTCTGCACCAGAGTTGTGTGTTTTGACTGCAAGTTCTCTTTGCAAAGCTCCTCAAGagtcattttatttctgatctgAACCCCCGATGGGAATGATGTGGGGAAAGGAAGCtggggtgggaagaaaaaaaaaaaataaaaaaaatcacaatgtcTGGGAAAGAGGGAACCTCTGCAGATTGGGTCTGAACACACTCAAAATGTGTGGGTGGGGCGCTCCGGATGGAGAGAGGTGTTAATTTGACACAGAGGCCTTGCCGCAGCAGCGCACCAGAGATGCTAATGCCACCGAGGGAGCTTAAAAACCGGTGCTCTGAACCTCTCCGTGCTGAGAGTGCAAACCAGCTGCAAACTGCAGAGTTTGCTGCCTGTTGGTCTCGACTGTTGAGAAAGCAGTCGCCTGCCAGGCTAGACTGGTGCTCGTGTTCCAGCTTTCAGCCAGCTCACACTGGCAAGCTTGACAAAGCGCTTTTTATTGTAGCCAGATACCTGCTGAGCTGAGCACTGATGTAATCAGCAGAGACAGGTGAACTCTGAGCAGACTGAGACAGTGCTAGTGCCACGCTGGAACTCCAGAAAACCAAGATAAGCACCTCTATACCCTGAAGTTACTCCCTCACAGAGGTGCCTGGGGgatgggaagagcaggaggggaaagatTTCTAGGGTCACAGCTTGATAGGAGGAGGAGTGCAGCTTGCAAAACAACCAGAATGTGCTGTGTCCTGCTTTAAGGATTGCTTCAAGTCGTAAAGGTAAGCCGGGTCCCTCACGCACTGCaggaattgattttttttttcttttttttcttttttaaacaagactGTTAAAACACACTTCCCCTGTAAATATGTTGTGTCACCTCTGCCTCTTGGCTCTGGAGTCCTGAGGCTGTTGCATCACGAACAGGGTGGTATCTGCTCATTCCACCCTCGGTGTCATAACGCGCTGTGAGCCTGCCTCACGTTTTACCTGCGAAATCACGGACACTTCATCTGACCGTGGCCCAAACAGATTGCCCCATGTTGTGTCCAAGACACATAGGGCACAGAAACCATTAGCCGTCTTGTGTCACCACATAAATAGACCTCCGTTATTGAATGGCAGGTGGGTTTTATTTTAGCACTTAACATATTTTAAGCCATCTTCTTACGTAGCACCCGTTTTTGGTCACGGTAACTTGGTATCTGAAAGCGGAATTGAAGTACAACAATTGTACAAGGCAGTACAGTTGTTCTGCCTTGGCCACACGGGTTTGGGAGCCTCAGCGTAGTTTCATCTGTAGCTTCTGCTTTCCGTCAGTacaacaggaaagcaaatggaTCACGATAACGGGTGGGATGGCATCAAAAGGCAGGGGCACGGCTCTGTCCTTGGAAGAAAGTTGTGTGTCATCTGTAGAAACTGAAGTACCTCCTGCCGAGGCAGACCAAGCGACAGGAACTGAACCCAGCATGCTGGAAATGGTCCAGCATCAGTCACCTTCTGATAAGGGAGGTGACTGTCTCTCCAGGAGAAATAGCTTCACTTCTTGGAAGAGGCTTCAGTAGAGAGCCACGTTCCGAGTAGCCGTGGCAGTAACGTGCCTGCAGTAACGCAGCTCAGGGCCACACCAGTGTGCAGCCAGGTGGGCTCCTGTTGGGTTTAGTGCCAGGAGGTGCTGTAAAGACCGCATCTCCATGACCTTCTCGCAAAGGCCACAGTCGGAGCTTGTACCATTAAGTATTGTTTGCTGGGTTTTATAGATTGCATTTGGACAGAAACCAccagggcaggcagagaaaCCTGATTCTGTTGGTTGTGAGGCACGTTGTGACGTGTGTGTGGAAAGTTAGCTTTGCTAATGAGAGTACGGGTTGCACCTgatggcagggcaggagcttAGCGCTTGGCTTTGATGATGGGGAGCCCCAACTCTGGGAGAAAACAGcgcctgaaaaaaaatctggctccCTCTGATGGTGAAGAAGAAACCTCATTGTGAAGGGAGAGTGCTCGTAGTTCCTTGGGCAGAGTTGCCTCGATACTGGCTATGTCTGCTTTTCAAAGGTACCCGTTCTGATTGCCCAGTGCCAAGCATCCAGGCTACTGGGAGACTCTGGATGTGAAGTGACAGCTTGGTTAATGCAGTAGAAAGATTTCCCCTACTGTACAGAGTTACGTCCCtgccctctttttttaattcgGTGCATCTCTAAGCACGGATGCCAGCCCCCCTTCTTCCTCAGAGGCTGCAGAACACGTCAGGCTCCTTTCTCCACGTGCCCCTCCTGTTTTCCTCAGGCATCAGATGTAGTCAggggccctggggagctgcaagGCTCAGGAAGTGGCTGCTGAAGAGgtgaatttacatttttaggaTGCTGAATGGTTTCTGTAAACCTTTTTCATCTGAGGGATAGGTGCATCTGTATGGATGGACAGTGAGTTGCTGCCCATCTGGAATCTGCTTTGTGGCTGAGTCGTCTCCAACCTTAAAACACATTTGTCTGCCCAGGCACCAAGGATACTTGGTAATCCTGTTTCCTGTTCACAGTGATGATGGCACTTTATGTCTTGATCTAAAACATGATTTATTCGGGGTGAGTGGGCAGGTAGAACTTAGCATGGCTGGTGTAAATTAAATGTCTCTGTACCGGAGTTTGTTTTTTAGCTGGTATCACTAACCCACTTCCCCATGTGTTCAGTTCTATTTACAAGGACTCAAATACTCTGCACCTCCCCACCGAACGCTTCTCCCCGGTTCGGCGCTTCTCTGATGGTGCTGCCAGCATCCAGGCTTTCAAAGCCCACCTGGAGAAGATGGGCAATAACAGTAGCATCAAACAGCTTCAGCAGGTAAGAGAGGGGCGGGGGGCCTCGGAAGAGCCTCTGCAAGGGCTTTTTATTGTCTCAGCCTTGCTGCTTCAGGAAGCAAAGGGTGAAATCTTTACCGCTAATGGCTGTGGACACGCAGTGGCTTTCCAGCCGAGGAGCTGTTCCCCTCTGCCTatctgcagcagccctgctgaatGTGCTCTAAACGTATGTGCTGTTCACCTGCAAGCTGGGAACGTTGGGGGCTTCCACCCCCCTCTTTCTGGGGAGCAAACCACGTGCCGTGCCCCCGCCTGGGCTGTTCTGCCTGCCCTCGTGGGTCCTGCTGCCACTGTCAGACTGCGGCTGCTGTGGCAGCAAAGTTTTGGGGCTGTTCCAGGGCGTCCTGGGAAAAGGGCAGTTCCTACTGCCAGAGTTTGGAGTGCGTCGTATGCTGTTGCCGATGCAGCCGGCGCACGTCTTATGGATGGCTCGAGTGGGGTTTGGCCCCAGGAGAGGACCTTCACCTTGCAACATGGTAGAAATACGAGATGCTCTCTTCACCCTGCAGTTACCATTACTAGGGCTTTGTGCTTGCGTTTTTAAGGGAACGCAACGGTACCAGCTTTGTGTCACGTGcatccatttcttttctgttgtctaAGGCTTGGGCTAGCTGTGTTATTACACACGTGATTCTGTCAAATTAAATGGATTAGGCTTTCTTTACTGGCGTTTTCAGACGGGTAGGCTGTGGAAAGTGCCTTTTTGCACAGCAAGCGTGCCGTGCACAAAAAGGTCACTTAGAGGCTGTGTTGGATTCGTTACAGGAGTGTGAGCAGCTTCAGAAGATGTATGGTGGGCACATGGACGAGAGGACGCTGGAgaagacacagcagcagcacatgttgtaccagcaggagcagcaccaTCAGATCCTTCATCAGCAGATTCAGGTACTGGAGCCTGAGGCAGACCTTCTGAAGTCTTAGCTGTGTTCTCCTGCATTGCTGCAGATACAGCTACTGAGCAGGTCCCGGTGGGACTGAGGAGAGCAGGTTGCTCGGCTTGCTGTAATGAGGGGCAAGCCTGAAGGACTTCAGCAGCGAtgtttgcacagctgctgcGATAGCCAGAGCCACAGTCAGGGGTCGGGTATTTGGTGAATCTGGATATGTCCTATTTCACCAATCAGTGTTTTCTAAATTTACTAGTTGAGACATTATTGATTGCAAAcacttcttgtttttttttctggtgcctGGTTCAGGACTGTATCCGGCCACCCCAGCCATCTCCACCCTTGCAAGCTCCATGTGAAaaccagccagctctgctcactCACCAGCTTCAGAGGTAAAGAAATTGCTTTAGCAAAGCTCTGGGGAATGCGTTTTACTCTTACTCAAGCCCAGGGGTGAGCTAACGCGCTTAGGAGAGTCCGGGGCCGAGTTGGAAGTGTATAAAGTTAGAATGACATCGCCAGTTCCCAGGTGAATGTTGCCTGGTCCTTTTAGCTGGGTTCTGTCTGAAGGACTTTTAGAAGTAGAGAAACACGATTCAAAGGTGCAAATCTGCTTTGAACAGATGATTGGCAGTTCTGCCGTTTGACCGGCTTGAAAATGCGTTCCCTTCAGCGGCCGGTTTCTCTCATGCTttctgctcagagctgctgctggacgTCTCGCACCTTTTCAGGCTTTTCAGGCTTAGGTAACCGTCCTTGGCTTCAGCCCCCTGGCTTGTAGATGAGGCAGGCTGAAATGCgggaaaggagaacagaaggTTTCTCACCGGCCACAGTGAGTCAGGAGGCGAGCCTGCGGTGTCCTTGTCCCCGGGTTTCTGTTGTAGCCACCGGGTTATGCTCGCTACCTGCGTGACTTCGGCAAGTCAGGTGGCTCTCAGAAGAGAAGCCAAGCTGTAAAGAGCTTGGGATCCCAAACAAgggctttatttaaaacaagagaaGCGCGGCATTTGGCGTCAGCTCTCACAGTTGAAAAGGCATCTTAATGAGGAGCAGGCATGATGAAAAGGTGCTTGTTTCCCTGCACAGGTTACGGATTCAGCCATCCAGCCCGCCCCCGAACCACCCTAATAACCATCTCTTCAGGCAACCAAACAGCAGCCCACCTCCTGTGAGCAGCAGcgtgctccagccccacggTAAGCGCTGACAGTTTACCGAGCCATCTGCGCTCCTCTGGGCGGGCCACTTGGCAGAACCGTATGGTCCTATCAAACCTCCGGGGAAAACAGTGcgtgggggtgccgggggcttCGGTTCCCCCCTGCGGCCTAGTCCTTGCGCGGTTTGCTGATGATGTAAAAGATTCTCCATCTGGCAGCGAGGGCTGGTGTTATCGAGAGCTTGCGAGGAGCTGCCAGCTGGAATGTGCTGTTGGGTTTCTTGTCATAAGATCCTTACTTATCGCtcctgggggtggggaggaagggctgATATTCTCGGGTTTATGCAAATCACTGTCaactctgctttgtttctctttctgtgcaaGGGGCTCTAGCTGTGACCTTTGCACGCTGGCGCAGCGTGACGGAGCGGTCGGGAGTAGCGCTCCTCGCCACCCGCAGACCCGTACTGGGACTCCCAGTGCGGCCCAGAAGAGCGGCAGCTCCTGCGCGGGGCACATCTCGCTCCCGAGCCCTGCCGCAGGCCGGCGCGGGTGCTGAGGGTCTTTGTTCCTTGTAGGTGCCGCCTCCCAGTCCCAGTTCCAAGGGATGCCGTCCCACAACACAATCTTCCCACAGTCCGGTAACTgttcccctcccccaaacaTGGGGCTGACGTGCCTGGGCCTGCAGCAGCAGTCGCAGCCTCAGCAGGTCACTATCCAAGTGCAGGAGCCCGGCGACATGGTCAGCAACAACCTCCTGCAAGGGGCCTCTGTGGCCGGGCAGGGCATGTCCTCCCACGCGCGGGGCATGCCCATCAGCCCCAGCGCCAACCAGATCCAGATGCAGCACCGCGCCAACCTGATGGCCTCCCTCACCTACGGCCACAGGCAGCTGTCCAAGCAGCTCAGTGCCGACAGCGCCGAGTCGCACAGGTAAGGCCCCCGGCCGCCTCTGCACCGCTTCCCCGAGCTGGGAGTAGGGAGGAAGAAGTGGGGGCAGACGTCGGGCTGAGGCGTGGTTTCCTCgccagccggggctgccctgcgcTGGTTTCAGGGAGCGAGCTGTCTCCCTGCCCCTGGGCAGCGGTTCCCGAGCCCGGTCGGGGCTCTGGGagtctgcagggctgctgtaTCGCGCGGCTTAGggagcacctcctgcccagAAGCAGCTCTATCTGCCTCCTGACCGGGGAAGGTGCAGCCCGGCATGCCGAGCCGGAGCCGCTGCAGAGCGGTcacttgttcttttctgttcttcgCAGTCTGAACGTGAACAGGTATCCCCCCGCCAACTACGACCAGGTGCACTTACACCCCCACCTGTTCCCAGAGCAGCCTCGCGTTTCCCCCAGCAACTACAGCCCATCGGGAGGAGTTGGgtttcctgcagctcagcaggcTCTGAAAGTCCCGCAGCTTGACCAGTATCCCAGTTTCCCTCAAAATGCACATCAGCAACAGCAGCACTACACTGCATCGGCACTACAGCAAGCACTGTTGTCCCCAACGCCTCCCGACTACAGCCGACACCAGCAGGTACCGCACATCCTCCAGGGACTGCTTTCTCCCCGGCACTCGCTCACGGGGCACACGGACATGCGGCTGCCCCAGGCAGAATTTGCACAGCTCATCAaacggcggcagcagcagcagcaagaattTCAAGAGTTGTTCAGGCATATGAGTCAAGGGGATGCTGGGAATATGGGCAGCAGCGTGGGACAGAACCTCTCGGAGCGCCAGTCGTTGTCTTTGCCTTATCAGAGCGCTGACACGTACCACCCACAGAACAGCCCCCAGCATCTCTTAAAAATCAGGGCGCAAGAATGTATCCAGCAGGTACCTGCGTCAGTGCCGCCGCACGGATACGTACACCAGCCAGCCCTGTTCCATTCGGAGAGCATGGAGGAGGACTGCGCGTGCGAGGGTGCCAGGGACAGCTTTCCAGACAGTAAGAGTTCAAACACATTGACCAAAGGTTGCCACGAGACCCCTCTGCTTGTAAATGCAGGAGGGCACGGGGACCCAGAATCTTTGCTAGGAACTGCTAATCACGCGCAGGAGTTGGGGACGCACCAATACAGACATCAGCCCGCTGCTGGATTCAGTAGGAATAAGGTGCCCAGCAGAGGTAAGGCTTCCTGCTGCTCGCGTAGACGAAACGCTCTTCCGTGCTGGCTGCGTGCCGCTTGCCTTCCTGCCGGAGGACACCGTCTCTACCCAGCACGGCGAGGGTTTCGTGACATATTTTGCATAGCACGGAATTACCTAGATTCTTTCTGGCTTTTGTGGCCTGAAGTGAATTGCAGGCATAGTCTCTCTAATAAACAGTGTTAAATAAGAAGGGGACCCGACCGGCTGATTCTCTTTGGAATTTGACCTACTTCTGCAGGCAGGTAAAGGCCAGGTCCCAGAATACTGCCATCTTTTCAGGGGTGCTGCGTGCTGGTGACATATTTATTCGTGTTGGTGATGTTGCCCATCCTGTGTAAGCGACGGGCTAGAAACAGTTAAGTTACTAGCGTAGCCCCAGCGGCAGCGGTGTATCCCTTCTCCTGGGAACGGGCCCCTGAGTCCTGGCATTGCTGAAGCTTCCACAAAGGTGCACCGTAGGAGTGGTGGTAAATGTCTCGCGGCTAAGGCCGCcttgcagcagctcctctggcgctttgggaagcagcagcgAGACTCTAGCCCCGCTTGAACTAGAAGGGGTTGATTCTGAAGAAAGCGAGTTTAAACTTGCCATTAGCGTCCGAAGACCTTTTCTGCTAGTTGGAAGCAGTTGCGCCTTTGCTCCTTGGTGGCTGCATTGGCAGGGGTGCACTGTAAGAGAAATTCCTGCCTGAGCTGTGATCGTAGGCCTTCTCTGTATGAAAAACACCATCCTAGCCCCTTGCTAAGAGGGCTTTGAGGAGAGGCTTTCCAGGCTGAGCTGGCTGGATCAGTATGCGCTGCAGGACTGAGCTGCGCTGGTCTGAAGCCATCAGCTTGCCCTTGGCAC of the Ciconia boyciana chromosome 20, ASM3463844v1, whole genome shotgun sequence genome contains:
- the SIK3 gene encoding serine/threonine-protein kinase SIK3 isoform X5; this encodes MKMLCHPHIIRLYQVMETERMIYLVTEYASGGEIFDHLVAHGRMAEKEARRKFKQIVAAVNFCHCRNIVHRDLKAENLLLDANLNIKIADFGFSNIFTPGQLLKTWCGSPPYAAPELFEGKEYDGPKVDIWSLGVVLYVLVCGALPFDGSTLQNLRARVLSGKFRIPFFMSTECEHLIRHMLVLDPSKRLSMEQICKHKWMKLGEADAEFDRLIAECQHLKTERQMEPLNEDVLLAMVDMGLDKERTIQSLRADAYDHYSAIYSLLCDRLKRHKNLRIAASPSIPRTMTFPTSANIQTEQTGNTMSINVPQVQLINPENQIVEPDGTMNLDSDEGEEPSPEALVRYLSMRRHTVGVADPRTEVMEDLQKLLPGFPRVTPQAPFLQVTPNVNFMHNVLPRQNLQPTGQLEYKEQSLLQPPTLQLLNGMGPLGRRASDGGANIQLHAQQLLKRPRGPSPLVTMTPAVPAVTPVDEESSDGEPDQEAVQRYLANRSKRHTLAMTNPTAEIPPDLQRQLGQQSFRPRAWAPHLVPDQHRSIYKDSNTLHLPTERFSPVRRFSDGAASIQAFKAHLEKMGNNSSIKQLQQECEQLQKMYGGHMDERTLEKTQQQHMLYQQEQHHQILHQQIQDCIRPPQPSPPLQAPCENQPALLTHQLQRLRIQPSSPPPNHPNNHLFRQPNSSPPPVSSSVLQPHGAASQSQFQGMPSHNTIFPQSGNCSPPPNMGLTCLGLQQQSQPQQVTIQVQEPGDMVSNNLLQGASVAGQGMSSHARGMPISPSANQIQMQHRANLMASLTYGHRQLSKQLSADSAESHSLNVNRYPPANYDQVHLHPHLFPEQPRVSPSNYSPSGGVGFPAAQQALKVPQLDQYPSFPQNAHQQQQHYTASALQQALLSPTPPDYSRHQQVPHILQGLLSPRHSLTGHTDMRLPQAEFAQLIKRRQQQQQEFQELFRHMSQGDAGNMGSSVGQNLSERQSLSLPYQSADTYHPQNSPQHLLKIRAQECIQQVPASVPPHGYVHQPALFHSESMEEDCACEGARDSFPDSKSSNTLTKGCHETPLLVNAGGHGDPESLLGTANHAQELGTHQYRHQPAAGFSRNKVPSRESIVGNCMDRSSPGQAMQVPDHNGLGYPVRPASSEHPRPRTLQRHHTIQNSDDAYVQLDNLPGMSLMAGKALSSARMSDAVLSQSSLMASQQLRDRESEECGESLEGQEHPNLGDGSQHLNTSCYPSTCITDVLLSYKHPEVPFGMEQAGV
- the SIK3 gene encoding serine/threonine-protein kinase SIK3 isoform X6: MKMLCHPHIIRLYQVMETERMIYLVTEYASGGEIFDHLVAHGRMAEKEARRKFKQIVAAVNFCHCRNIVHRDLKAENLLLDANLNIKIADFGFSNIFTPGQLLKTWCGSPPYAAPELFEGKEYDGPKVDIWSLGVVLYVLVCGALPFDGSTLQNLRARVLSGKFRIPFFMSTECEHLIRHMLVLDPSKRLSMEQICKHKWMKLGEADAEFDRLIAECQHLKTERQMEPLNEDVLLAMVDMGLDKERTIQSLRADAYDHYSAIYSLLCDRLKRHKNLRIAASPSIPRTMTFPTSANIQTEQTGNTMSINVPQVQLINPENQIVEPDGTMNLDSDEGEEPSPEALVRYLSMRRHTVGVADPRTEVMEDLQKLLPGFPRVTPQAPFLQVTPNVNFMHNVLPRQNLQPTGQLEYKEQSLLQPPTLQLLNGMGPLGRRASDGGANIQLHAQQLLKRPRGPSPLVTMTPAVPAVTPVDEESSDGEPDQEAVQSSIYKDSNTLHLPTERFSPVRRFSDGAASIQAFKAHLEKMGNNSSIKQLQQECEQLQKMYGGHMDERTLEKTQQQHMLYQQEQHHQILHQQIQDCIRPPQPSPPLQAPCENQPALLTHQLQRLRIQPSSPPPNHPNNHLFRQPNSSPPPVSSSVLQPHGAASQSQFQGMPSHNTIFPQSGNCSPPPNMGLTCLGLQQQSQPQQVTIQVQEPGDMVSNNLLQGASVAGQGMSSHARGMPISPSANQIQMQHRANLMASLTYGHRQLSKQLSADSAESHSLNVNRYPPANYDQVHLHPHLFPEQPRVSPSNYSPSGGVGFPAAQQALKVPQLDQYPSFPQNAHQQQQHYTASALQQALLSPTPPDYSRHQQVPHILQGLLSPRHSLTGHTDMRLPQAEFAQLIKRRQQQQQEFQELFRHMSQGDAGNMGSSVGQNLSERQSLSLPYQSADTYHPQNSPQHLLKIRAQECIQQVPASVPPHGYVHQPALFHSESMEEDCACEGARDSFPDSKSSNTLTKGCHETPLLVNAGGHGDPESLLGTANHAQELGTHQYRHQPAAGFSRNKVPSRESIVGNCMDRSSPGQAMQVPDHNGLGYPVRPASSEHPRPRTLQRHHTIQNSDDAYVQLDNLPGMSLMAGKALSSARMSDAVLSQSSLMASQQLRDRESEECGESLEGQEHPNLGDGSQHLNTSCYPSTCITDVLLSYKHPEVPFGMEQAGV